From Amyelois transitella isolate CPQ chromosome 17, ilAmyTran1.1, whole genome shotgun sequence:
CCCATTCTCATTACAGAGTTTACATCGCTAGTTGTAGGTAGTTATGATATGTGTAGGTAGTTGTGTAAACTGTTAGAATATTTGAGACATATTTCTTCAATTATTAACTAAACTCATGGGACATGCttcattaaaacatttcttAAAGGGTTATCCTAAACTTTTGTCActtctctaaaaataaaatcaaaagaatcataaatttgaaatttttaatatctttttataaattctaaatGCACACAATAAATTCATGTAAATTAAGCTTAATACTAAGAAATTTGTAAGTAGGTGGTCAGATCACTGCACACCAGTGGAGCTTATCTTATTTTGTGCTTGTAAAAGCTCAAGGAACTCTTGGAGTGACAGGTCCTCCTGGCAATCCGTGTCAAGGTCGTGTTCTAGCTGGGCCTCCATCGAGTTCGCCTCAGGGCTCAAAACAATATTCTCATCCAAAACTACATGGTTCAATCTAGATTTTAGACTCTGAAGTATTTCTTCCAACTCTAAACACTTATTCCGTATCGATGTCCCCAAATCCGATGCCGGGTCAATATCATCAACGGTCGCATTTTCAGAAAAAGAATTTGCCGGCGTCCGCGTCCTTGGAGGCTGGATCATCCCAAACAAACTCTCAGGGATACCGCTGCCGTTCCTTGCAGCGTCTGGCGAAACAAACTCTGTAAAATCTGCAAGTATCTCATCGATGATATCCTCGGCGTTCTGCCGCGGGTCCACCACATCCTCCGGGGTATCAGCACCATTGTCACTGTTtatcattttgttatttgaatCCAACTTCATGTTTAGTACctacaaattatttacaaaatatcgaTTCAGACGTGGGTAGGTATCAAAATAGCAAATTTTTCCGTTCGTCCGCTTATTTGTAaacttatttacaatattacatACTATCGTAGTAATCTGTCAGGTTTTAAAAATCCTGTTTATTTTAtcgaaaatcaataaaataaactgtgTAAATGAAACGCACTAAAAGTCAGATgacttcttttcttttaaaaatatgtaaaatacatTGTTGTGGATACTAGGGTATTAAAGTGAAAACTGGCAACTTTACGACAGCCATTAAAGGCGCcaaattcaaaaacttttttgttgGAAACAACGAGACATTTGTGCGTGCGTATTTCTCATTCAtacgatgtttttttttgtaagtttatgATCATCATGTAtcctatatgtaggtacattcatTGCAGCAGTTGTTTGTGCAACTGAGCCTGAGAACCTTAgcctataaaattaaaatataatatgaactGTACACACGAAAAGACCAAGTACCTAACAGAAACTTCTCTCACACAACTACTATATTCCCAGTTATCGCTAAAATGGGCCAAAATAATGCACACTATAAAACTGGATCATGATTATCTTTATTATGGTAAACtaactacatatataacagaaacaattttgttaaatagaTAAGAACAAAGTTGGCATGAGTACAGATTT
This genomic window contains:
- the LOC106143381 gene encoding uncharacterized protein LOC106143381, producing MKLDSNNKMINSDNGADTPEDVVDPRQNAEDIIDEILADFTEFVSPDAARNGSGIPESLFGMIQPPRTRTPANSFSENATVDDIDPASDLGTSIRNKCLELEEILQSLKSRLNHVVLDENIVLSPEANSMEAQLEHDLDTDCQEDLSLQEFLELLQAQNKISSTGVQ